A part of Gramella sp. MAR_2010_147 genomic DNA contains:
- a CDS encoding L,D-transpeptidase, producing MNPFKALRKVSLLFISSALFYACNSNTQVVEPSAPQTQEVSMRNPVVKKEAKIFRKEISYSVDSLNTKKEIDSLFKTYSEEQLQTILALNRIEKNGIRPEKLIVVPDCASDEFNAYSPFPENINFLQCIPKTVLISQRVQAFGLYENGELIKWGPVSTGKNSTRTPNGLNYGNYKAKRKISTVDESWVLPYYFNFMNFEGVGVHQYALPGYPASHGCVRLYMDDAKYIFDWANMWDVEGSKIAKNGTPFMVFGEYDYGSDKPWINLSQNMKANDLTQEEINTLEGYLQKYQEDPKNFQNIASKNAEAELAKA from the coding sequence ATGAATCCCTTTAAAGCATTAAGAAAAGTCTCTTTATTATTTATTAGTAGTGCCCTGTTCTATGCCTGTAATTCCAATACTCAGGTAGTAGAACCTTCAGCTCCGCAGACTCAGGAGGTTTCAATGAGAAATCCTGTTGTTAAAAAGGAAGCAAAGATCTTCAGAAAAGAGATAAGCTATAGCGTAGATTCTTTAAATACGAAAAAGGAAATTGATAGTTTATTCAAAACCTATTCAGAAGAACAGCTTCAAACCATTCTTGCACTTAACAGAATAGAGAAGAATGGAATACGACCAGAAAAACTTATTGTAGTACCAGATTGTGCTTCAGACGAATTTAACGCTTACAGTCCTTTTCCTGAAAATATAAATTTTTTACAATGTATCCCTAAAACTGTATTGATTTCACAAAGGGTACAGGCATTTGGTCTTTATGAAAATGGAGAATTGATAAAATGGGGACCAGTAAGTACGGGTAAAAACTCCACCAGGACTCCAAACGGATTGAATTACGGAAATTATAAGGCAAAACGTAAGATTAGTACAGTAGATGAATCATGGGTATTACCATACTATTTTAATTTTATGAATTTTGAGGGAGTAGGCGTACATCAATATGCACTACCGGGATATCCTGCGAGTCATGGATGTGTGCGTTTATACATGGATGATGCGAAATATATCTTTGACTGGGCAAATATGTGGGATGTAGAAGGATCAAAAATTGCGAAAAACGGAACTCCATTTATGGTTTTTGGTGAATATGATTATGGATCAGATAAGCCGTGGATCAACCTTTCCCAGAATATGAAGGCAAATGATCTTACTCAGGAAGAAATAAATACACTTGAGGGATATCTTCAGAAATACCAGGAAGACCCAAAGAATTTTCAAAATATAGCTTCGAAAAATGCTGAAGCAGAATTAGCCAAAGCTTAA
- a CDS encoding HAD family hydrolase, protein MIKLIVTDVDGTLLNDNHEIHPDFWKVEEQLTKSGILFSIASGRQFYNLESKFEKIKDRTMFFAENGTYVSHKGKELYVNPIEKNAAIEFIQLGRELEHTQLVLCGKESAYIESEDENFRNEISKFYERLEVVEDLTKVEDTYLKVTLCNFNGVEDHTFPHFVNYTDRYKVAIAAKVFIDITALNANKGNAIKDIQKELNISPEETLVFGDYLNDLEMMQVAKHSYAMKNAHPEILQASNFITSHDNNDNGVLRTIEALGLLKS, encoded by the coding sequence ATGATCAAACTTATTGTAACCGATGTAGACGGGACTTTGCTGAATGATAACCATGAGATACATCCAGACTTCTGGAAAGTTGAAGAACAATTAACGAAGAGTGGTATTTTATTTTCTATCGCCAGTGGTCGCCAGTTTTATAATCTGGAATCTAAGTTTGAAAAAATAAAAGATCGAACCATGTTCTTTGCTGAAAATGGAACTTATGTTTCCCACAAGGGCAAAGAACTTTATGTAAATCCAATTGAAAAAAATGCTGCAATAGAGTTCATTCAGCTAGGCAGAGAACTGGAACATACACAACTAGTTCTATGCGGAAAAGAGTCGGCATATATTGAATCTGAAGATGAAAACTTTCGAAATGAAATTTCAAAATTCTACGAGAGACTTGAGGTAGTTGAAGATCTCACAAAAGTTGAAGACACCTACTTAAAGGTCACTTTATGCAATTTCAACGGAGTAGAAGATCATACATTTCCTCATTTTGTGAATTATACAGATCGTTATAAAGTGGCAATTGCCGCGAAGGTTTTTATAGACATCACCGCATTAAATGCCAATAAAGGAAATGCGATAAAAGATATACAAAAAGAGCTGAATATCTCACCGGAAGAAACACTGGTTTTTGGTGATTATTTAAACGATCTGGAAATGATGCAGGTTGCGAAACACAGCTACGCTATGAAGAATGCACACCCTGAAATTCTTCAGGCGAGTAATTTTATCACCAGCCATGATAATAACGATAATGGCGTTCTAAGGACGATTGAAGCACTTGGCCTGCTAAAATCTTAA
- a CDS encoding TonB-dependent receptor, with translation MNRKILILILLVSVTGFAQNSGNLQGKVTNVEGTAIAEANINIEGIGKGTQTGANGSFELNNIPQGNYLLKVTYMGFKPQQIAVSINGGETTQLSDIILILNEETLNEVVINGNGNANKFNRDKSVYVSKMPLKKIENPQVYDNITAEILKEQIITNFDDALKNSSGITKLWESTGRGGDGAGYYSLRGFPVQPNLVNGLPAITNGSPDPANIENIEVIKGPSGTLYGSSLISYGGLINITTKQPYDYFGGNITYTLGSFGLNRIAADVNTPLDDEGDVALRVNTAYQTQNSFQDAGFSKSLFIAPSLKYKVNDKLSFLINTEFFDGESTNPTMLFVDRGAPLTVTNIDELNYNASRSYTSNDLTLENPTYSLQGQMNYELSDHWTSQTVISRGSAKSKGYYSYLYESTRFFEGLDEGIVLSRFMNNQNSTTLTTDFQQNFIGDFELFGMRNRMVAGLDYFQREVIDNGTGYIGNGNVYIGNASLQNVNENVFGITEEANYITDGDSGILSTAAVDGLLENTDRNNSTTKEDIYSAYISNVLNITPALSAMASLRIDQFENDSNSQTTFSPKFGVVYQPMIDKLSVFANYMDGFSNVAPSEAINQETGETRRITFDPEHATQFEIGTKLNFFNDKLFATLSYYDIQVENIVLGSGFEVTQDGTQYSRGFEARITVSPVEGLNLVAGFSHNDSEVTEALANDDFLGKRPESAGPENLANLWASYRFSSGVAEGFGVGFGGNYASENMIFNRNTAGTFTLPAYTVLNAAVFYDVDKFSINLKLNNLTNEDYFNGWSTINPQAPRNFAAALTYKF, from the coding sequence ATGAATCGAAAAATACTTATCCTGATTTTGCTTGTTTCCGTTACCGGATTTGCCCAGAATTCCGGAAATCTGCAAGGCAAGGTCACTAATGTGGAAGGAACGGCAATTGCAGAAGCGAATATAAATATTGAAGGAATAGGCAAGGGGACCCAAACAGGTGCCAATGGTTCTTTTGAGTTGAATAATATTCCTCAGGGAAATTATTTATTAAAAGTCACTTATATGGGGTTCAAACCTCAACAAATAGCGGTATCTATTAATGGAGGAGAAACAACCCAATTATCAGATATAATTTTGATACTGAATGAAGAAACTTTGAATGAGGTGGTGATCAACGGTAACGGAAATGCAAATAAATTTAACCGGGATAAAAGTGTTTACGTTTCAAAGATGCCTTTAAAGAAGATCGAGAATCCGCAGGTCTATGATAATATTACCGCTGAAATTCTCAAAGAACAGATTATTACCAATTTTGATGATGCTTTAAAAAATAGTTCAGGCATCACTAAGCTTTGGGAGTCTACGGGTAGAGGAGGAGATGGAGCCGGATATTATTCTTTAAGAGGCTTCCCCGTTCAACCCAATTTAGTAAACGGACTCCCTGCAATCACCAATGGAAGTCCAGACCCTGCCAATATTGAGAATATTGAAGTTATAAAGGGCCCATCTGGAACTTTATATGGAAGCAGTCTTATTTCTTATGGGGGCTTGATCAATATAACAACTAAACAACCTTATGACTATTTTGGAGGAAACATTACTTATACTTTGGGGAGTTTTGGCCTTAATAGAATAGCGGCAGATGTAAATACGCCACTGGACGATGAGGGTGATGTTGCACTAAGGGTGAACACAGCCTATCAAACACAAAATTCATTTCAGGATGCCGGGTTTTCAAAATCACTGTTTATAGCTCCATCTTTGAAGTATAAGGTGAATGATAAACTTTCATTTCTTATAAATACTGAATTTTTCGACGGGGAATCTACCAATCCAACTATGCTTTTTGTAGACAGGGGGGCGCCGTTAACCGTTACCAATATTGATGAACTCAATTATAATGCCAGCAGGTCTTACACTAGCAATGATCTAACTCTGGAGAATCCTACCTATAGCCTCCAGGGACAGATGAATTATGAACTTTCAGATCACTGGACCTCACAAACCGTTATTTCACGGGGGAGCGCAAAATCAAAGGGCTACTACTCTTATTTATATGAATCGACAAGATTTTTTGAAGGTCTGGATGAGGGTATTGTGCTTTCTAGGTTTATGAATAATCAAAACTCCACCACGCTCACTACAGATTTTCAACAAAATTTTATTGGTGATTTTGAGCTCTTCGGAATGAGGAATCGAATGGTCGCCGGTCTCGATTATTTCCAAAGGGAAGTGATAGATAATGGTACCGGATATATAGGAAATGGGAATGTTTATATAGGAAATGCCAGTTTGCAAAACGTAAATGAAAATGTTTTCGGAATTACAGAAGAAGCTAATTATATCACTGATGGAGACAGCGGAATCCTTTCTACCGCTGCTGTTGATGGATTGCTGGAAAACACAGATCGTAATAATAGTACAACCAAAGAGGATATCTACAGCGCTTACATCTCTAATGTTTTAAATATTACACCTGCCTTATCGGCTATGGCGAGTTTACGTATAGATCAATTTGAAAATGATAGCAACAGCCAGACAACTTTTTCTCCAAAATTCGGAGTGGTTTATCAACCAATGATCGATAAGCTCTCGGTTTTTGCTAATTATATGGATGGCTTCAGTAACGTGGCTCCTTCTGAAGCAATAAATCAGGAGACCGGTGAAACCAGGAGAATTACATTTGATCCCGAGCACGCCACGCAGTTTGAAATTGGGACAAAGCTTAATTTTTTCAATGATAAACTTTTTGCCACCTTAAGCTATTATGATATTCAGGTTGAAAATATTGTTTTGGGCAGTGGGTTTGAAGTGACCCAGGATGGTACACAGTACAGTCGTGGATTTGAAGCCAGGATTACCGTAAGCCCCGTTGAGGGATTAAATCTTGTAGCTGGTTTTAGCCATAATGATAGTGAAGTAACCGAAGCTTTGGCAAATGATGACTTTCTCGGAAAAAGACCAGAATCAGCAGGACCTGAAAATCTCGCTAACCTTTGGGCCAGCTATAGATTTAGTTCTGGTGTGGCTGAAGGGTTTGGCGTTGGATTTGGCGGAAATTATGCCAGTGAAAATATGATCTTTAACAGGAATACCGCCGGCACGTTTACTTTACCTGCATATACGGTTTTGAACGCTGCTGTTTTTTATGATGTAGACAAATTTTCAATCAATTTAAAGCTGAATAATCTTACTAATGAAGATTATTTTAATGGATGGTCTACCATTAATCCGCAAGCACCAAGGAATTTTGCAGCTGCTTTAACCTATAAATTTTAA